tgccccatcaactccagccaccACAATCAGATTGGCTGGGTCTGATCagagttgtggtcccaaacatCTGTAAAGAACCAAGCTGGCAAAGACTGGGCGATGGGCAGCAGGGCATCGGTGAgcatgccacccacccacccacaaatctCTGCATCTGGAAGCATCCCAAGGCGGACATCAATCTTAAGCCGGAGGTGTGAAGGATGGGACAGGAGGTAGGGACTAGATAGGGAGCTGAGGGACAATGACACTCAATTCACCTTGCAGTCTGGAGATAGCAGGACCCCTAGACCCAACTTTTAACCAATTGCTTGGTAGACTGTGTGGGAAGAAGAAGGCAGTTAATAATCAGGCTTCCTGCTGATTCTGGGTAAATATTACATGTACTGGGCCAGCATCAGCATCATCAATAAAACCTTTTCTAAGCTTTAGttcctagatgttgttgaacagcaacacccaccatccccagccagcagggagcaaggtcaggggtgatgggaattgtagtccaacaagaatTTGAGGATCCAAGATGGAGGAGGCAGATGTACATGACAGCCCAATTGGTCCACCTATTTTTCCAGCATGACatgtcttcccaccccaccccctacagAAACACACGGGGAGTCTAGTGGGACAGGCTGCTAGGGAGAGGAGGCAGTGGGCCTCTGAATGCTCCATGCGTCAAGACCCTTTGCCTCCGCACCACAGCCATCTTTTGCAAGAGCCCTTACATTTTCAAACTAGCAAACTCAGTAAGACAGGTGGCATTTACTTTCCCTTACAGAAGTCAGTGACTTTGGTTGACTGAAGACCCAGGTCAAGTGAGGCAAAAACCTGTCTCCTGTCGCTTGAGATTGCCAGTGTCTGGTTCACTTTCTGCCATAGAGCACATTCCCCGTGCTTCACTGACAGGAAGGAAATACAGTGTGAAACGTTCCTAGTAGGACACCAAAATGCTCCTTTAAAACCTTCCTCCATCATAAAGGTCAGTTGTTCTGCCACAGCTGACTCCATCCACCCCTGCGTGGCTCAGTCATGTGGGGCCCCAAGAACAATGGGAAACCTCACTTCATCCTTTAAGTCAAGGGACACCAGCTTAACAGAAGATAAACGCAGGGAGGGAGCCCTGCTTGGCAGGCCCTTTGTTCTACAACaggactacccccccccccgaagttcaAAGCAAATGACTTTTGTAAATTGGCAGGGGGGTATGgatggatgctgttggactccaactcccatcagccctagccagcatggccagtggccagagatgccaggagttgtagtccagcaacttctggagaaccacaggttccccatccccgagACAGATGGAAACTTCTGGAAGTCTTGAAATGTGAGGCTGTTTCTGACTCCAACCCTTAAGAATGAGTTGAAatgcaagtggggagagcagtTACCATCAAACGGAATGAAATGACTGAGATACTAGTAGGAGCTGTTTCTTGGAGCGATAAGTTCCCAAATGCCATGGTTGTATTTATTAAGTGCTCCCAATCTCCCCCGCCCTTCACCAGCTGCTATGTTCTGCATTATTTCACACACCAATGAAACTAGATTGTCAAGTGCAAAAAGAGCTACAACTCAGGTTTGGGTGAACGTGCAGCCCTGATGTAGCTGTCGGATACAGTGATGTCACTGTTCATGTGCTGGTCAAGGAACTCCGAGGTCTCTTCTGCAATTTGACCTGGGATTCGGAAATCAATGGTCGGCTGGTCCCTTTTAGGGCTAGGGTGGGTAAGAGTGTTTCTGGCCTCAGCATTGCAACCCGTCCCTTGTAGGAACTGCAAGAAGTTCTCCTCAATGGAGCCTTCTCTGCTGGGTAACCTGAGGTCTTCCTCCGGTGGCTGCTTGAAGAAACAGGTGAGGTGCTTGCTCAGCTCTCCTCGGATCTGTCGATTGAGGCACCCGTAAAAGAAAGGATTGGAGGTGAAGGAAAAGTAGCCAATCCAAGTAACCACATTCTCTGTCTGCCGGCCGGGGAAATGGGAGCTCAGCACAGAGTAGAGATGAAAGGAGAAATATGGCAGCCAACAGAAGAGGAATTGGCCCCCCACAGCCAGGAGGATGATGACAGCTTTCCCACCCCCAAACGTCCTCTGAGGGGTAGTCCGAGGGGCTCCTGAACTAGTCACCATGGTGGATCTACTGCTAAGGGATTCTGACCGCTGCCGTGGGGTCTCCATCCAAGTGGGGAGTGGGCCATGGTGCATGGCAGCCACTCTGGCCACTTTGAACATGCTGCAGTAGACAACCAAAATGATGAGGACAGGCAAGAGGAAGTAGAAAAGAGCAAAGAAAACCACAAAGAATTTGCAGTAGGCACTCCGACTCCACTGCAAGGTGCAGCTCTGTCTACCATAGGCTGCTGAACTACTGGCACGGTCTTGGGAGAGCCAGCCCAGGATAGGGATGATGGACATGACCACAGCTTTGATCCAGACGCCAACCAGGACACAGACAACCAGGCCCACAGTCATTTTCACCTCGTAGCGCATGGGGTGCACCACGTAGTAGTAGCGCTCAACGTTAATGGCCGAGATGGAGAGGATGCACATGGTGATGAAGCAGATGCTCAAAAACAGGTA
The genomic region above belongs to Zootoca vivipara chromosome 7, rZooViv1.1, whole genome shotgun sequence and contains:
- the GPR61 gene encoding G-protein coupled receptor 61, whose translation is MEPSLPTQWVRNSARIRRLLQTSQSSLLLNSSLDTKTRDVASESVGLFFMLLIDLTAIVGNVAIMTVIIKTPALRKFVFVFHLCLVDLLAAVTLMPLAMLSSSAFFDGTAFGDAICHIYLFLSICFITMCILSISAINVERYYYVVHPMRYEVKMTVGLVVCVLVGVWIKAVVMSIIPILGWLSQDRASSSAAYGRQSCTLQWSRSAYCKFFVVFFALFYFLLPVLIILVVYCSMFKVARVAAMHHGPLPTWMETPRQRSESLSSRSTMVTSSGAPRTTPQRTFGGGKAVIILLAVGGQFLFCWLPYFSFHLYSVLSSHFPGRQTENVVTWIGYFSFTSNPFFYGCLNRQIRGELSKHLTCFFKQPPEEDLRLPSREGSIEENFLQFLQGTGCNAEARNTLTHPSPKRDQPTIDFRIPGQIAEETSEFLDQHMNSDITVSDSYIRAARSPKPEL